From the genome of Acidimicrobiales bacterium, one region includes:
- a CDS encoding AAA family ATPase, with translation ISASEFVESLVGVGAARVRDLFAQARAAAPAILFIDELDAVGRQRGAGIGGGHDEREQTLNELLVQMDGFSPREGVAVMAATNRVDILDPALLRPGRFDRHITVDRPDRDGRLAILRLHARGKRLVDPEADLPVVAAQTAGFTGADLAGVLNEAALLAVRERAGAVAMAHLAEAVERVVAGPKRRATVIGPDDKRRIAYHEAGHAVVAAAVGKASALDKISVVSRGRGVGHLGLLADDALVHTRHDMEGRITIAMAGIAAEEIVFGQPSTGSESDLQRATDAARDMAGRFGMSTRLGRVRVLHYDREVFLGRDYLSTRDVSQPTLEQLDLEVRRILDDQERLAHQILTAHRPILDALASSLVTHETLQGAALAEALRDVAVLPVASVPPPSGNGGPGGHARAAT, from the coding sequence CATCTCGGCGTCGGAGTTCGTGGAGTCGCTGGTGGGGGTGGGCGCAGCCCGGGTGCGCGACCTGTTCGCCCAGGCCCGCGCCGCCGCCCCGGCCATCTTGTTCATCGACGAGCTCGACGCGGTGGGGCGCCAGCGGGGCGCCGGCATCGGCGGCGGCCACGACGAGCGGGAGCAGACCCTCAACGAGCTGCTGGTGCAGATGGACGGCTTCTCGCCGAGGGAGGGCGTGGCCGTCATGGCCGCCACCAACCGCGTCGACATCCTCGATCCCGCCCTGCTGCGCCCGGGGCGGTTCGACCGCCACATCACCGTCGACCGGCCTGACCGCGACGGGCGCCTCGCCATCCTGCGCCTGCACGCCAGGGGCAAGCGGCTGGTGGATCCCGAGGCCGATCTGCCCGTGGTGGCCGCCCAGACGGCCGGCTTCACCGGCGCCGACCTGGCCGGGGTGCTCAACGAAGCCGCCCTGCTGGCCGTGCGGGAGCGGGCCGGGGCCGTGGCCATGGCCCATCTGGCCGAGGCGGTGGAGCGGGTGGTGGCCGGGCCCAAGCGGCGGGCCACCGTCATCGGTCCCGACGACAAGCGCCGCATCGCCTACCACGAGGCCGGCCACGCCGTGGTGGCCGCCGCCGTGGGCAAGGCCAGTGCCCTCGACAAGATCTCCGTGGTGTCGAGAGGGCGGGGGGTGGGCCATCTCGGGCTGCTGGCCGACGACGCCCTGGTCCACACGCGCCACGACATGGAGGGCCGCATCACCATCGCCATGGCCGGCATCGCGGCCGAGGAGATCGTCTTCGGCCAGCCCTCCACGGGCTCGGAGAGCGACCTCCAGCGGGCCACCGACGCAGCGCGCGACATGGCCGGCCGTTTCGGCATGAGCACCCGGCTGGGCCGCGTGCGGGTGCTGCACTACGACCGCGAGGTGTTCCTCGGGCGCGACTACCTGTCCACGCGCGACGTGTCGCAGCCCACCCTGGAACAGCTCGACCTCGAGGTGCGGCGGATCCTCGACGACCAGGAGCGCCTGGCCCACCAGATCCTCACCGCCCACCGCCCCATCCTCGACGCCCTGGCCTCGTCGCTGGTCACCCACGAGACCTTGCAGGGCGCCGCCCTGGCCGAGGCCCTGCGCGACGTCGCCGTCCTCCCCGTCGCCTCCGTCCCGCCGCCCTCGGGCAACGGCGGACCGGGCGGCCACGCCCGCGCCGCCACCTGA